One segment of Marinobacter sediminum DNA contains the following:
- the rpoS gene encoding RNA polymerase sigma factor RpoS: protein MSAEQEEIIIDRVEDVEESETQILAEDKVEKTSTGEAAESEEGIPTQGRYFTSQKQLDATQLYLNEIGFSPLLTPEEEVYFARLARKGEESGRKRMIESNLRLVVKIARRYVNRGLTLLDLIEEGNLGLIRAVEKFDPERGFRFSTYATWWIRQTIERAIMNQTRTIRLPIHVVKELNLYLRAARELTQKLDHEPSAEEIARMVDKPVADVKRMLGLNERVASMDTPIGTGGEKSLLDTVADEGASDPADLLQDNNMCSCLEKWIDQLSEKQQEVLSRRFGLRGYPVSTLEEVGQEIGLTRERVRQIQVEALRRLREILEKEGLSGNLLFK, encoded by the coding sequence ATGTCAGCAGAGCAAGAAGAGATCATTATCGATCGTGTCGAGGATGTGGAAGAGTCTGAGACTCAAATACTGGCTGAAGACAAGGTTGAAAAGACTTCAACCGGTGAAGCAGCCGAATCGGAAGAAGGTATTCCTACCCAGGGGCGTTATTTTACAAGCCAGAAACAGCTGGACGCCACACAGCTTTATCTCAACGAAATCGGTTTTTCGCCGCTTCTGACACCGGAAGAAGAGGTTTATTTCGCTCGTCTGGCTCGTAAGGGCGAGGAATCCGGACGCAAGCGCATGATTGAAAGTAATCTGCGTCTGGTGGTCAAGATTGCAAGACGCTATGTCAATCGGGGGCTGACCCTTCTGGACCTGATTGAGGAAGGCAACCTGGGCCTTATTCGTGCAGTTGAGAAGTTTGATCCCGAGCGTGGGTTCCGTTTTTCAACCTACGCGACCTGGTGGATTCGTCAGACCATTGAACGCGCGATCATGAATCAAACGCGGACTATCCGGCTACCGATTCATGTAGTGAAGGAACTGAACCTGTATCTTCGCGCCGCCCGAGAGCTGACCCAGAAGCTGGATCATGAGCCCTCGGCCGAAGAAATCGCGCGTATGGTGGACAAGCCTGTTGCGGATGTAAAACGCATGCTTGGCCTCAATGAACGTGTTGCCTCCATGGATACCCCGATCGGTACCGGTGGTGAGAAATCTCTGCTGGACACGGTGGCGGATGAAGGAGCGTCAGATCCTGCCGATCTGTTGCAGGACAACAACATGTGTTCCTGCCTTGAAAAGTGGATTGACCAACTCAGCGAAAAGCAGCAAGAGGTGTTGTCCCGTCGCTTTGGCCTGAGGGGTTATCCGGTCAGTACGCTGGAAGAGGTAGGCCAGGAAATCGGCCTGACCCGTGAGCGTGTCCGTCAGATCCAGGTAGAGGCCCTGCGTCGCCTGCGGGAAATTCTGGAGAAAGAAGGGCTGTCCGGAAACCTGCTGTTCAAGTAA
- a CDS encoding peptidoglycan DD-metalloendopeptidase family protein, which produces MCARFSLAAVLLGTLLLTGCNTPALYQDDLYNPPVYWGRHVVQSGETLYSIAWRYGRDYRELGSANGIGPPWTLKVGQVLRLDRRGTVTSSRQTRASGGSASAPTRSTRVDPPVPTPTSASRPSVTRTPKKDTPLVSQTQTVARVNWRWPHVGTVIAGYSTSGKVNKGVDIAGKAGDAVRAAASGNVVYAGNGLLGYGNLVIVNHNEHYLSAYAHNRKILVQEGEDVKAGQVIAELGSSGAERPVLHFEIRKNGNPVNPAHYLPPR; this is translated from the coding sequence TTGTGCGCCAGGTTTTCCCTGGCTGCAGTACTGTTGGGCACCTTGCTGTTAACAGGTTGCAACACCCCCGCCCTTTATCAGGACGACCTTTACAATCCGCCAGTGTACTGGGGGCGTCACGTTGTTCAGTCCGGGGAAACCCTCTATAGCATCGCCTGGCGTTATGGTCGGGACTATCGCGAACTTGGCAGCGCCAATGGTATTGGTCCTCCCTGGACCCTGAAGGTCGGACAGGTGCTGCGTCTGGATCGTCGTGGCACCGTCACATCCAGCCGTCAGACCCGTGCGTCGGGAGGCAGTGCTTCTGCGCCTACCCGCTCGACCAGGGTCGATCCGCCAGTACCAACCCCGACATCCGCCTCAAGGCCGTCTGTCACCCGGACCCCGAAAAAAGATACGCCACTGGTATCCCAGACCCAGACGGTGGCCCGGGTTAACTGGCGCTGGCCTCACGTTGGCACCGTAATTGCTGGATATTCAACATCCGGAAAAGTCAATAAAGGTGTTGATATTGCCGGAAAAGCCGGGGATGCTGTGAGAGCAGCCGCCAGCGGGAATGTGGTGTACGCCGGCAATGGGTTGTTAGGCTATGGCAACCTGGTTATCGTGAATCATAACGAGCACTATTTGAGTGCTTATGCCCACAACCGGAAGATTCTGGTGCAGGAAGGGGAGGACGTGAAAGCCGGTCAGGTGATTGCAGAGCTCGGTAGCAGTGGCGCTGAACGACCCGTGTTGCATTTTGAGATTCGAAAAAACGGCAACCCGGTTAATCCCGCCCATTACCTGCCACCGCGCTAG
- a CDS encoding DUF368 domain-containing protein: MAMGAADIVPGVSGGTIAFITGIYFRLLEAINEVPVAFFRELVRGRVKEFWQATDGTFLVCLLAGVLTSVATLASAISYALVQHPILIWSFFFGLIVASVWHVGRQVKHYRVSLAVPLIAGIVLAWWITTLPAGEIAPTSATFFGAGALAICAMILPGISGSFILVIIGMYAPVLTAIKSVDVGILLVFMAGCIVGLLSIARLITWAFHHFHDLVLAVLTGFMIGALNKVWPWKEVLSWRINRSGEQVPLNEMSISPYTFADLTGQDPRIIVAIVMAMVGFGVVLLVEWIGSRYQKGAMNTAGES, encoded by the coding sequence ATGGCCATGGGCGCTGCGGATATTGTTCCCGGAGTTTCCGGTGGCACCATAGCCTTTATTACCGGCATCTATTTCCGTTTGCTTGAGGCAATCAATGAGGTTCCTGTCGCTTTCTTCCGTGAACTGGTCCGGGGGCGGGTGAAAGAGTTCTGGCAGGCCACGGATGGTACGTTTCTGGTTTGCCTTCTGGCAGGGGTCCTGACCAGTGTTGCTACGCTGGCATCGGCCATCAGTTATGCGCTGGTGCAACACCCTATCCTTATCTGGAGTTTTTTCTTCGGTCTTATTGTGGCATCTGTCTGGCACGTTGGCCGGCAGGTTAAGCATTACCGTGTTTCTCTGGCGGTTCCACTGATCGCGGGCATTGTATTGGCGTGGTGGATCACAACACTGCCTGCCGGAGAGATTGCGCCCACCAGCGCGACTTTTTTCGGCGCAGGTGCCCTGGCAATCTGCGCCATGATCCTGCCCGGAATTTCGGGCAGTTTTATCCTTGTCATCATTGGCATGTATGCCCCTGTACTCACCGCCATCAAGTCCGTGGACGTGGGCATCCTACTGGTTTTCATGGCAGGGTGCATCGTTGGTCTGCTGTCCATCGCACGATTGATCACCTGGGCGTTTCACCATTTTCATGATCTGGTGCTGGCCGTTCTCACAGGGTTCATGATCGGGGCCCTCAACAAGGTTTGGCCCTGGAAAGAGGTCCTGAGCTGGCGGATAAACAGGTCCGGCGAACAGGTGCCGTTAAACGAAATGAGTATCAGCCCATACACCTTTGCGGATTTAACCGGTCAGGATCCCCGGATCATCGTTGCCATTGTCATGGCGATGGTTGGTTTTGGCGTGGTGTTGCTGGTTGAGTGGATCGGCAGTCGGTATCAGAAAGGTGCGATGAACACCGCTGGCGAATCGTAA
- a CDS encoding protein-L-isoaspartate(D-aspartate) O-methyltransferase yields the protein MSAELQGIGMTSRRTRMRLVQRLKEAGIESERVLEVVGEVPRHIFLDEALSHRAYEDTSLPIGYGQTLSQPYIVARMTELMLAHGPSRVLELGTGSGYQTAVLSRLFDQIYSVERIRPLQDRARDRLRQLNARNVLLKHADGGMGWPDRGPFDGIIVTAAPVEVPRELLAQLRDGGVLIAPVGEENQTLVEVIRRGDRFDHKELEPVHFVPLLGGVIR from the coding sequence ATGAGCGCAGAGCTCCAGGGTATCGGTATGACCTCCAGGCGTACCAGAATGCGCCTGGTTCAGCGCCTCAAGGAAGCCGGAATCGAATCCGAACGGGTACTGGAGGTCGTTGGCGAGGTTCCCAGACACATTTTTCTCGACGAGGCGCTTTCCCATCGGGCCTATGAAGATACCTCGTTGCCCATCGGTTACGGTCAGACCTTGTCACAGCCCTATATCGTTGCCCGCATGACGGAGCTCATGCTAGCTCATGGGCCTTCCCGTGTGCTTGAGCTTGGCACCGGGTCCGGTTATCAGACAGCGGTCCTGTCACGCCTTTTTGACCAGATATACAGTGTTGAGCGGATCAGGCCCCTGCAGGATCGGGCCAGGGACCGCCTGCGCCAGCTTAATGCCCGCAATGTCTTGCTGAAACATGCGGATGGCGGAATGGGTTGGCCTGACCGTGGCCCTTTCGATGGAATCATCGTCACTGCGGCGCCTGTTGAAGTGCCCAGGGAACTGCTGGCGCAGTTGCGGGATGGTGGCGTTCTGATTGCTCCGGTCGGAGAAGAAAACCAGACCCTGGTGGAAGTCATTCGCAGAGGGGACCGGTTCGATCACAAAGAGTTGGAACCTGTGCATTTTGTGCCCTTGCTGGGCGGAGTGATCCGTTGA
- the surE gene encoding 5'/3'-nucleotidase SurE: MRILLSNDDGVHSPGLIALYEGLEGLGDLEVVAPDRDHSGASNSLTLNRPLTVERHPNGFRSIDGTPTDCVHLAVNGLFEEPFDRVVSGINTHANLGDDIIYSGTVAAATEGRHLGLPAIAVSLVNDGHFHYETAARVVRMLLENERPLVLGPRSILNVNVPDVPWEKLAGFRVTRLGHRERAEGAVPMTCPRGKERYWIGAAGEGGDAGPGTDFHAVREGYVSITPVHIDMTRHEALVPLRAWADALPDNGEATS, encoded by the coding sequence GTGCGTATTCTGTTGTCCAATGATGACGGTGTCCATTCGCCGGGGTTGATAGCCCTTTACGAAGGACTTGAGGGGTTGGGCGATCTGGAAGTGGTCGCCCCGGATCGTGACCACAGCGGGGCAAGCAATTCCCTGACACTGAATCGTCCCTTAACGGTGGAACGGCATCCTAACGGATTTCGCTCCATAGACGGGACACCGACAGACTGCGTGCATCTTGCCGTCAATGGCCTGTTCGAAGAGCCTTTCGATCGGGTGGTCTCCGGAATCAACACGCACGCTAACCTTGGCGACGACATCATATATTCCGGAACGGTCGCTGCCGCGACTGAGGGCCGTCATCTTGGCCTTCCCGCTATTGCGGTATCTCTCGTCAACGATGGCCATTTCCATTATGAAACCGCGGCCCGCGTCGTTCGAATGCTCCTTGAGAACGAACGGCCGCTGGTACTTGGCCCCCGTTCCATTCTCAATGTGAACGTACCGGATGTTCCCTGGGAAAAGCTGGCAGGTTTTCGTGTCACTCGCCTGGGTCACCGGGAGCGGGCAGAGGGTGCTGTGCCCATGACCTGCCCCCGGGGTAAGGAGCGGTACTGGATCGGTGCGGCCGGTGAGGGCGGCGATGCCGGCCCCGGAACCGACTTTCATGCAGTGCGCGAAGGTTATGTTTCGATAACGCCGGTTCACATCGACATGACCCGTCACGAGGCTCTTGTCCCCCTGCGTGCATGGGCGGATGCCCTGCCGGATAACGGCGAGGCGACTTCATGA
- the truD gene encoding tRNA pseudouridine(13) synthase TruD gives MSDTTSPSGRWRLDWPTSRGGRVARARLKSKPEDFRVDEDLGLEGFSGESDLTAISGDGEHLCLRLEKSGDNTEYVARELAALSGCRSFDVGFCGLKDRHAVTRQWFSLYRPGLAEEDVAFIDKVAERWPVLSACRHNRKLRRGDHRGNRFAITLRQIRGDKTGIETALAGLKTQGAPNYFGPQRFGIAGANLDRAAAMGPDAMNQGRRSGGRGRKGKGRAGRDASKNVLYFSAARSWLFNEVLALRVEKGNWFTPLDGEPGLPGNESLVTGPLWGDGGTSAGGVQAELESGVVDGAPELLQLFSTTRMKPERRPLVVRPGELVWDWHNDGSLTLEFFLAPGQYATTILSDIFELEDMSLGQHNNR, from the coding sequence GTGAGTGACACGACTTCACCTTCAGGCCGATGGCGACTGGACTGGCCTACATCGCGGGGTGGAAGGGTTGCCCGTGCCCGGTTGAAATCCAAACCGGAAGACTTCCGGGTGGATGAAGACCTGGGTCTGGAAGGCTTTTCCGGAGAATCGGACTTGACCGCAATTTCCGGTGACGGGGAGCACCTTTGTCTTCGGCTGGAGAAGTCCGGAGACAACACCGAATATGTGGCTCGCGAGCTGGCGGCATTGTCGGGGTGCCGATCCTTTGATGTTGGCTTTTGTGGCCTGAAAGATCGCCATGCGGTGACAAGGCAATGGTTCAGTCTCTACCGACCGGGATTGGCGGAAGAAGATGTTGCCTTTATTGATAAAGTGGCGGAACGCTGGCCGGTTTTGTCGGCGTGTCGACACAATCGAAAACTCCGTCGGGGGGATCATCGGGGTAACCGCTTCGCCATTACCCTCCGGCAGATTAGGGGTGACAAAACCGGTATTGAGACCGCTCTGGCCGGACTGAAAACACAGGGCGCTCCCAATTATTTCGGTCCCCAGCGGTTTGGTATCGCTGGTGCAAACCTTGACCGGGCTGCAGCAATGGGTCCCGATGCCATGAATCAGGGGCGCCGCTCAGGTGGTCGCGGTCGCAAAGGGAAAGGCCGTGCTGGCAGAGATGCCTCTAAAAACGTATTGTACTTTTCGGCGGCACGTTCCTGGTTATTTAACGAAGTTCTTGCCCTCAGGGTGGAAAAGGGAAACTGGTTTACGCCTCTCGACGGTGAGCCGGGTCTTCCAGGCAACGAATCGTTGGTAACAGGCCCACTCTGGGGTGATGGTGGCACCAGTGCGGGCGGCGTTCAGGCAGAACTGGAGTCGGGTGTTGTCGACGGGGCGCCAGAGCTCCTTCAACTGTTTTCGACAACGCGCATGAAGCCGGAACGGCGACCACTGGTAGTCAGGCCCGGCGAACTGGTTTGGGACTGGCATAATGATGGCAGCCTGACATTGGAATTTTTCCTGGCGCCGGGCCAGTACGCCACCACTATTCTGAGTGATATTTTTGAGCTTGAGGACATGAGCCTCGGCCAACATAACAATCGATAA
- the ispF gene encoding 2-C-methyl-D-erythritol 2,4-cyclodiphosphate synthase: MRIGQGFDVHAFGEGDVVILGGVSIPHTRGLKAHSDGDVLLHALADALLGAVALGDIGHFFPDTSDEWAGADSRDLLRRVMARVRDEGYSVVNVDSTIIAQAPKMAPHIESMRLNIAEDLGVPASRVSIKATTTEKLGFTGRGEGIACQAICLMEPIAS; the protein is encoded by the coding sequence ATGCGAATTGGTCAGGGCTTCGATGTCCACGCCTTCGGTGAAGGCGATGTTGTAATCCTTGGCGGTGTTTCAATACCTCACACCCGGGGTCTGAAAGCCCACTCTGATGGTGATGTATTGCTGCACGCTCTGGCGGATGCGCTTTTGGGGGCAGTGGCCCTTGGCGATATCGGGCATTTTTTTCCGGATACCAGTGATGAGTGGGCCGGTGCCGACAGCCGCGACCTGCTGCGTAGGGTCATGGCTCGGGTGCGGGATGAGGGCTACAGCGTGGTCAATGTCGACAGCACCATTATTGCCCAGGCGCCGAAAATGGCCCCGCATATCGAATCCATGCGGCTGAACATTGCCGAAGACCTGGGAGTTCCGGCGAGCCGTGTCAGTATCAAGGCAACGACCACCGAAAAGCTTGGATTTACCGGGCGCGGTGAGGGCATTGCCTGTCAGGCTATTTGTCTTATGGAGCCCATTGCCTCGTGA
- the ispD gene encoding 2-C-methyl-D-erythritol 4-phosphate cytidylyltransferase, producing the protein MTKPKLWLIVPAAGLGQRMRAERPKQYLRINNRFILDLTLSRLLDSAPFTGCMVPLNDADHWWPDTHASKDSRIQTCTGGAARADSVLSALHALAEQVEDNDWVLVHDAARPCIHADDLANLVQTVLDHPVGGLLATPVADTIKKARAGVPNEVIETVDRSQLWRALTPQMFRYSMLVGALEQALNNGQSVTDESSAVEFSGNMPVLVEGRPDNIKVTVPADLDLAGFILSRF; encoded by the coding sequence ATGACCAAACCCAAACTCTGGTTAATCGTTCCTGCGGCCGGTCTTGGCCAACGCATGCGGGCGGAACGCCCGAAGCAGTACCTCCGTATCAACAACCGCTTTATCCTGGATCTCACGCTCTCTCGGCTGCTGGATTCAGCGCCCTTCACCGGTTGCATGGTTCCTCTCAATGATGCCGACCACTGGTGGCCCGATACCCATGCCAGCAAGGATAGCCGTATTCAAACCTGCACCGGCGGCGCCGCACGGGCTGATTCGGTTCTTTCTGCATTACATGCCCTTGCAGAACAGGTTGAGGATAATGACTGGGTGTTGGTTCACGATGCCGCTCGCCCCTGTATCCATGCCGATGACCTGGCCAATCTCGTGCAAACGGTTTTGGATCACCCGGTTGGCGGGCTCCTGGCTACGCCTGTTGCGGATACCATAAAAAAGGCGCGGGCAGGGGTGCCCAATGAGGTGATCGAAACCGTTGACAGAAGCCAGCTTTGGCGGGCGCTGACACCCCAGATGTTCCGCTATTCCATGCTCGTTGGTGCACTGGAGCAGGCCCTGAATAATGGACAGTCGGTGACCGATGAGTCCTCCGCCGTGGAGTTTTCCGGTAATATGCCGGTTCTGGTGGAAGGTCGGCCGGATAATATCAAGGTCACCGTCCCGGCTGACCTGGACCTTGCGGGATTTATTCTCAGTCGATTCTGA
- a CDS encoding septum formation initiator family protein — MKLLWAIMVVLILLLQVRLWVGEGSFAQVWALDKSIAEQREENAELSARNERLYAEVRNLRNEQGAVEERARMNLGLIREDETFFLVVEN, encoded by the coding sequence ATGAAATTGCTTTGGGCCATCATGGTAGTGCTGATACTCCTGCTACAGGTTCGCCTGTGGGTCGGGGAGGGCAGCTTTGCACAAGTCTGGGCCCTGGATAAGTCTATCGCCGAGCAACGGGAAGAAAACGCCGAGCTGTCTGCCCGCAATGAACGCCTTTATGCGGAGGTTCGGAATCTGCGCAATGAGCAGGGCGCGGTGGAGGAAAGGGCCAGAATGAATCTTGGATTGATTCGAGAGGATGAAACTTTCTTTCTCGTTGTAGAGAACTGA
- the eno gene encoding phosphopyruvate hydratase, producing the protein MTKIANIKGREVLDSRGNPTVEADVILEDGTMGSACAPSGASTGSREALELRDGDASRYLGKGVLKAVEAVNTKIRDALIGTDSADQRGLDDIMLKLDGTENKANLGANAILAVSLAAAKAAAHSLGKPLYAHIADINGTSGKFSMPVPMMNILNGGEHADNNVDIQEFMVQPVAAKSFAEALRIGAEIFHSLKKVLSAQGLSTAVGDEGGFAPNLPSNEAALAVIKEAVEKAGYKLGTDVTLALDCASSEFYKDGQYQLSGEGKSFDSEGFADYLAGLSERFPIVSIEDGMDESDWDGWKVLTDKLGSKIQLVGDDLFVTNTKILQQGIDKGVANSILIKFNQIGSLSETLDAIKMAQDAGYTAVISHRSGETEDTTIADLSVATCAGQIKTGSLCRSDRVAKYNQLLRIEEALDGKAPYRGLSEIKGQG; encoded by the coding sequence ATGACCAAGATTGCCAACATCAAAGGCCGCGAAGTTCTGGATTCCCGCGGTAACCCCACCGTGGAAGCAGACGTTATTCTCGAAGATGGCACCATGGGCAGTGCCTGTGCACCTTCTGGCGCCTCAACCGGATCTCGGGAAGCCCTGGAGCTGCGTGACGGAGACGCCTCCCGTTACCTTGGCAAAGGTGTTCTCAAGGCCGTTGAAGCGGTGAACACCAAGATCCGTGACGCGCTGATTGGAACAGATTCGGCGGACCAGCGTGGTCTGGATGACATCATGCTGAAGCTGGATGGTACCGAGAACAAGGCCAACCTGGGCGCCAACGCGATTCTGGCAGTTTCCCTGGCGGCGGCGAAGGCGGCTGCGCATTCTCTGGGCAAGCCGCTTTATGCCCACATTGCCGACATCAATGGGACCTCTGGCAAGTTCTCCATGCCAGTTCCGATGATGAACATTCTGAACGGCGGCGAGCACGCGGATAACAACGTCGATATCCAGGAGTTCATGGTTCAGCCGGTAGCGGCGAAGAGCTTTGCAGAAGCGCTGCGCATTGGTGCCGAGATTTTCCACAGTCTCAAGAAGGTTCTCAGCGCTCAGGGTCTGAGTACAGCGGTTGGCGATGAAGGTGGGTTCGCACCGAATCTGCCGTCCAATGAGGCGGCGTTGGCGGTCATCAAGGAAGCCGTAGAGAAAGCGGGTTACAAGCTGGGTACCGACGTGACCCTGGCTCTGGACTGCGCTTCTTCCGAGTTTTACAAGGATGGCCAGTACCAGCTCTCCGGTGAAGGCAAGAGCTTCGATTCTGAAGGCTTTGCCGACTATCTGGCCGGGTTGTCTGAGCGTTTCCCCATTGTCTCCATCGAAGACGGCATGGACGAGAGCGACTGGGACGGCTGGAAAGTGTTGACCGATAAGCTGGGCAGCAAAATTCAGCTGGTAGGTGACGATCTGTTTGTTACCAACACCAAAATTCTGCAACAGGGTATCGATAAGGGTGTTGCTAACTCGATCCTGATCAAGTTCAATCAGATCGGCAGCCTGAGTGAAACCCTGGACGCGATCAAGATGGCCCAGGACGCCGGTTATACCGCGGTTATTTCACACCGCTCCGGTGAAACGGAAGATACCACCATCGCTGATCTTTCCGTTGCCACTTGTGCCGGCCAGATCAAGACCGGTTCCCTGTGTCGTTCCGATCGTGTCGCCAAGTACAATCAGTTGCTGCGTATTGAGGAAGCTCTGGACGGCAAAGCACCTTACCGTGGCCTGAGCGAAATCAAGGGTCAGGGCTGA
- the kdsA gene encoding 3-deoxy-8-phosphooctulonate synthase gives MARSTVSVSDIEVANDKPFVLFGGMNVLESRELAFEVAEAYVEVCQKLGIPYVFKASFDKANRSSVHSFRGPGLDEGLQILADIKSKFGVPIISDVHEPAQAAPAAEVCDIIQLPAFLSRQTDLVVAMAETGAVINIKKAQFLAPQEMKHIIKKFEEAGNDKVILCERGSSFGYNNLVVDMLGFGIMKSMNVPVMFDVTHSLQMPGGRADSAGGRRAQVTDLALAGMSQGLAGLFLEAHPDPDKAKCDGPCALRLSQLEPFLERVKAVDDLVKSFKPIDTA, from the coding sequence ATGGCACGGAGCACCGTTAGCGTTTCGGATATCGAGGTCGCCAACGACAAGCCATTTGTGCTGTTCGGCGGGATGAATGTGCTGGAATCCCGTGAGCTGGCATTCGAGGTTGCAGAAGCCTACGTCGAAGTATGTCAGAAACTGGGCATTCCCTATGTCTTCAAGGCGTCCTTCGACAAGGCCAACCGCTCATCCGTACATTCCTTCCGGGGACCGGGGCTGGATGAAGGCCTGCAGATCCTTGCCGATATCAAAAGTAAATTCGGTGTGCCGATTATTTCCGATGTTCACGAACCGGCGCAGGCCGCTCCGGCCGCAGAAGTCTGCGACATTATTCAGCTTCCGGCCTTCCTGAGCCGCCAAACCGATCTGGTAGTGGCAATGGCCGAAACCGGTGCGGTTATCAACATCAAGAAGGCTCAGTTCCTGGCACCGCAGGAGATGAAGCACATTATCAAGAAGTTTGAAGAGGCCGGAAACGACAAGGTGATCCTGTGTGAGCGGGGCAGCAGCTTCGGTTACAACAACCTGGTCGTCGATATGCTGGGCTTTGGCATCATGAAGTCCATGAATGTGCCGGTCATGTTCGATGTGACGCATTCTCTGCAGATGCCGGGCGGTCGCGCGGACTCTGCAGGCGGTCGTCGGGCCCAGGTCACCGATCTGGCGTTAGCCGGCATGTCCCAGGGTCTGGCAGGTCTGTTCCTCGAGGCGCATCCCGATCCCGATAAGGCCAAGTGCGATGGTCCCTGTGCTCTTCGCCTGAGCCAGCTGGAGCCTTTCCTCGAGCGAGTCAAGGCCGTGGATGATCTGGTAAAGAGTTTTAAACCTATCGACACCGCCTGA
- a CDS encoding CTP synthase: protein MTRYIFVTGGVVSSLGKGIASASLAAILEARGLKVTILKLDPYINVDPGTMSPFQHGEVFVTEDGAETDLDLGHYERFIRTPMSRRNNFTTGRVYEEVIRKERRGDYLGGTVQVIPHITDEIKRRVVEGAAGADVALIEIGGTVGDIESLPFLEACRQLKVEVGPQRALFMHLTLVPYIATAGEIKTKPTQHSVKEMRSIGLQPDILLCRSEHEVDASSRRKISLFTNVEERAVIPLQDAKSIYAIPRMLYEHGLDQLVIERFNLDARPADLSEWDNVVESQMNPEGEITIAMVGKYMELLDAYKSLIESLLHAGIKTRTKININYIDSEDIERDGTVALEKADAILVPGGFGERGVEGKIRTVQYARENKVPYLGICLGMQVAVIEYARNMAGLKDAHSTEFREHTPEPVVGLITEWLDSTGEREERTEESDLGGTMRLGAQDCVLTEGSTIANCYGRKTIRERHRHRYEVNNHFLPRLEEAGLKISGRSSDGRLVEVVEAGGHPWFVACQFHPEFTSTPRDGHPLFKGFVEAALARKKES, encoded by the coding sequence ATGACGCGTTATATTTTCGTCACCGGCGGTGTCGTGTCCTCCTTGGGGAAAGGTATCGCATCAGCCTCCCTGGCTGCGATCCTCGAGGCGCGCGGCCTGAAGGTCACTATTCTCAAGCTGGACCCGTACATCAACGTGGACCCCGGCACCATGAGCCCGTTTCAGCACGGTGAGGTTTTTGTCACCGAAGACGGCGCGGAAACCGATCTCGACCTGGGCCATTATGAGCGGTTCATCCGTACGCCGATGAGCCGTCGTAACAACTTCACCACCGGTCGTGTATATGAAGAAGTGATCCGCAAGGAGCGCCGTGGTGATTATCTGGGGGGCACCGTACAGGTGATCCCCCACATTACCGATGAGATCAAGCGTCGAGTGGTAGAAGGTGCAGCGGGCGCGGACGTCGCGCTTATTGAAATTGGCGGCACCGTGGGCGATATCGAATCCCTGCCTTTCCTTGAAGCCTGTCGTCAGCTTAAGGTTGAAGTCGGTCCCCAGCGTGCCCTGTTCATGCACCTGACCCTGGTTCCGTACATCGCCACGGCAGGTGAGATCAAGACCAAGCCGACCCAGCACTCCGTTAAGGAAATGCGCTCCATCGGCCTTCAGCCTGACATCCTGCTGTGTCGCTCCGAGCACGAAGTGGATGCCAGTTCCCGACGCAAGATTTCCCTGTTTACCAACGTGGAAGAGCGGGCGGTTATCCCCTTGCAGGATGCCAAGTCCATTTATGCCATTCCCCGCATGCTCTACGAGCATGGTCTGGACCAGTTGGTCATTGAACGCTTCAATCTGGACGCCCGCCCGGCGGATCTCAGCGAGTGGGACAACGTGGTTGAATCCCAGATGAATCCCGAAGGTGAAATCACCATTGCCATGGTCGGCAAATACATGGAGCTGCTCGACGCCTACAAGTCGCTGATTGAGTCCCTTCTCCATGCCGGTATCAAGACCCGCACCAAGATCAATATCAATTATATTGACTCCGAAGATATCGAGCGCGATGGCACCGTTGCCCTGGAGAAAGCGGACGCAATTCTGGTCCCCGGTGGTTTCGGTGAGCGTGGCGTGGAGGGCAAGATTCGTACCGTTCAGTACGCCCGCGAGAACAAGGTGCCTTACCTTGGTATCTGCCTCGGTATGCAAGTAGCGGTTATCGAATATGCTCGCAACATGGCTGGCCTGAAAGACGCCCACAGTACCGAATTCCGTGAACACACGCCGGAGCCGGTGGTGGGTCTGATAACGGAGTGGCTGGATTCCACCGGCGAGCGTGAAGAGCGCACCGAGGAATCGGATCTGGGCGGCACCATGCGCCTCGGGGCTCAGGATTGTGTTTTGACGGAAGGTTCAACCATTGCCAATTGCTACGGCAGGAAAACCATCCGCGAGCGTCATCGTCACCGCTATGAGGTGAACAACCACTTCCTGCCAAGGCTGGAAGAGGCCGGCCTCAAGATCTCCGGTCGCTCCTCGGATGGTCGACTTGTGGAAGTTGTGGAAGCCGGGGGCCACCCCTGGTTCGTGGCGTGTCAGTTTCACCCGGAATTTACCTCCACGCCGCGCGACGGTCACCCGCTGTTCAAGGGGTTTGTGGAAGCGGCCCTGGCACGTAAAAAGGAATCCTGA